From a region of the Tachypleus tridentatus isolate NWPU-2018 chromosome 1, ASM421037v1, whole genome shotgun sequence genome:
- the LOC143229933 gene encoding ADP-ribosylation factor 6-like, translated as MGKLLSKIFGNKEMRILMLGLDAAGKTTILYKLKLGQSVTTIPTVGFNVETVKYKNVKFNVWDVGGQDKIRPLWRHYYTGTQGLIFVVDCADRDRIDEARQELNKIINDREMRDAIILVFANKQDLPEAMKPHEVQEKLGFTRIRDRNWYVQPSCATTGDGLYEGLTWLTSNYKS; from the exons ATGGGCAAACTGTTGTCGAAGATTTTTGGCAACAAAGAAATGCGAATCCTTATGCTTGGATTGGACGCTGCTGGGAAAACAA caattttatacaagttaaaattaGGACAATCGGTGACAACTATACCAACAGTAGGATTTAATGTGGAAACcgttaaatacaaaaatgtcaaatttaaTGTGTGG GATGTTGGTGGTCAGGACAAAATCCGCCCATTGTGGAGGCATTACTATACTGGAACTCAGGGCCTTATTTTTGTTGTGGACTGTGCCGATCGGGACCGGATAGACGAGGCACGTCAGGAGCTGAATAAAATAATCAACGATAGAGAAATGAGGGATGCTATTATCCTTGTTTTTGCCAATAAACAAGATTTGCCAGAAG cCATGAAACCCCATGAGGTACAAGAGAAACTTGGGTTCACCCGTATTCGTGATCGAAATTGGTACGTTCAGCCTTCTTGTGCAACAACTGGTGATGGTTTATATGAAGGGCTTACTTGGCTGACGTCGAACTACAAGTCTTAA